From one Lotus japonicus ecotype B-129 chromosome 3, LjGifu_v1.2 genomic stretch:
- the LOC130749063 gene encoding uncharacterized protein LOC130749063 isoform X5, producing the protein MANTRRELLDRWRGIEKEEEENADDDNLHPSKLRRLHLLKEQWFADAYNFLICLPCEDHIWCGFWDIMGPLLETFYNYFKDDRQDSPLRRLWKRMSDEMRHCLQCISQHHQAQDMYDMEYESSSIGPLLDILQKLDYERVTSHLRDINAKVTGEEYDSGRDNAEVVNVLYEVLMFPLLLDYQPLFTEFELFVEAIDNKHELVLSGHQQFPGVYALLFCKRSVRSVGYRLAGSMGKLRRATDLEPLQPLLKKFIGSLEADALPLDLETSPRIQLDRVSSWIGIKSLLGFLDPPTFEEGILERYPFFLDIVLNHISGDSLEFSHAVTCLRQLFEMLGCKLWLRSTLSPSVMHNTLIGQCFHTRNEKIHKDIFGLFQPFLQSLEALQDGEHEKQRRHFLYFLLHQVPVSSNFSILTRKLACQIALLVVHRGYKMNPPCPPFECAHMWGPSLVSSLKDSSLHSSLRQPAFDLVETIIVSDATALIYSVLNCGTASSTVSSMTYEVIDLDNENDIWLPNILLDGEEQDSSTNSSWSQFSMQSGITSQVFREWMCIPMLWVDVLVDTNLSLLPISVSKAVFWARSHFPMVELESSAEMVLPVMSCLSSFAAELSSSFGWKVPTGSDDGGDGNKSKNSVEVLTMSCPLIRTFKRLTTHFLVQMRQGELRSRWIWEPLMSESLILSLLDPNDDVRQFGKSMLEQVSDTRGLSCGLQFLCSNKSSLYATTLGFKHAMKLVQLDSVLLKFHTLHHFWFLLCKLLKDGGLPAPELPENTPSELRVPRFSSQGGFLKQPDFDSLPVDIDKHVIDVELKTKEKFSCLLSEMAWPIFCRCLVKGKEFIDYNLCQMTCVRLLEIFPVLVDQLHLFGGKDPGNFTMLVKNKLGFKWLHDLMEWGKSSLKVVIVYWKRAITYLLNLFKSSYDKTSLSTIMIIENLISTDAYSLEELTEQVSGLSVSLSREGTHNFQEANVNPKSLISESWPIKKNCFTSHIHSSSMEDIGVQIVDSKMTPDEKDTETVIILSDDEVEPQDLSKKVILSVSEAGHHISDGNKIPCYAGNTLPTPDLAIQNVSYKKTSNEMKETFQRKDNTEVFSLSSQKQDSRYVHDKLEATSFVDSEGSDSCRGEASSKSKVRINLAKNSSEAVNAKNLSKACRSTTSKTADTMSSTGYKQLSDSQNSEDDLLKTAFKSVERIQLHVPKPTSVLRRQVIQLRTPLENRSGGLHKLEDPVKRFKPPRLDDWYKPILEIDYFATAGLSSARKDENKIVNKLKEVPVYFPSPEQYVDIFRPLVLEEFKAQLQNSFFELSSWEEMFYGILSVISVERVDDFHLVRFVHDDGDSATCRSFSENDLLLLTKDHPQKSSHDVHMVGKVERREKDYKRSLSIVLIRFYFQNGSSRLNLARRNLTERSKWHAYRLMNITPQIREFHALSSVKYIPLLPLILNPTKDSSCLDECKKIDLSKLCQSLQRTLRSSFNVSQLEAISDAIGRAKPKKTVELSLIQGPPGTGKTQTIVAIVSALLASSPQKMNCLQNSLNENLNQNSFSTTYSRPKISQSGAIARAWQDAALARQLNDDLQSSSKSSENCMRQRVLICAQSNAAVDELVSRISSHGLYGSNGKMYKPYIVRVGNAKTVHPNSLPFFIDTLVDQRVAEERMHSNDGKNDLRIDSSAGLRSNLEKLVNSIRLYEAKRANVRDGNSNVKSQPHGDSHMGHEKEMSDAEIEMKLRKLYEQKRQIYKDLSNVQAQEKKANEETKSLKTKLRKSILREAEIVVTTLSGCGGDLYGVCSERILSSKFRGSSEHTLFDAVIIDEAAQALEPATLIPLQLLKSSGTKCIMVGDPKQLPATVLSNVASKFLYECSMFERLQRAGHPVIMLTEQNASRDMQVSFVAFL; encoded by the exons ATGGCGAATACTAGACGGGAGCTACTGGACCGGTGGAGAGGCAtcgagaaagaagaagaagaaaacgcCGACGACGATAATCTTCATCCCTCTAAGCTTCGTCGCCTCCACCTCCTCAAAGAACAATG GTTTGCAGATGCATATAATTTTCTAATATGTTTGCCGTGTGAAGATCATATCTGGTGTGGCTTTTGGGATATAATGGGCCCCCTTTTGGAGACCTTTTACAATTACTTCAAAGATGACCGCCAAGATTCACCTCTTAGGCGGTTATGGAAGAGAATGTCTGATGAAATGAGGCACTGCTTGCAATGCATTTCTCAGCATCATCAAGCCCAAGACATGTATGATATGGAGTATGAGTCCAGCTCTATCGGTCCTCTTCTCGATATCTTGCAAAAGCTTGATTATGAGAGGGTGACATCACACTTGAGAGATATCAATGCTAAAGTAACAGGGGAAGAATATGATTCTGGTCGTGATAATGCTGAAGTTGTTAATGTCTTGTATGAG GTATTGATGTTCCCACTCCTCTTAGATTATCAGCCTCTATTCACTGAGTTTGAGTTGTTTGTTGAAGCTATTGATAATAAGCATGAACTGGTTTTGTCTGGGCATCAACAATTTCCG GGAGTGTATGCATTACTTTTTTGCAAGAGAAGTGTTCGTTCTGTTGGATATCGCTTAGCAGGGTCAATGGGAAAACTGAG GAGAGCAACGGACTTGGAACCTTTGCAGCCCTTACTTAAGAAATTTATTGGCAGTTTAGAGGCAGATGCTTTACCACTGGATTTGGAGACTTCACCTAGAATTCAGCTGGATCGTGTGTCTTCATGGATTGGTATCAAATCACT ACTTGGCTTCTTGGATCCTCCAACTTTTGAAGAAGGGATATTGGAACGTTATCCCTTTTTTCTTGATATTGTACTCAATCATATCAGTGGTGATTCACTTGAATTTTCACATGCTGTTACTTGCTTGAGACAACTTTTCGAAATGCTAG GTTGTAAGCTTTGGTTAAGGTCTACATTGTCTCCAAGTGTAATGCACAACACTCTAATTGGTCAATGCTTCCATACTCGCAACGAGAAAATCCATAAAGATATTTTTGGTCTATTCCAACCTTTTCTACAG TCTCTTGAAGCTTTGCAAGACGGGGAGCATGAAAAGCAACGTAGgcattttctctattttctcctCCATCAAGTGCCAGTGAGCAGTAACTTCAGCATTCTAACAAGAAAATTGGCATGTCAG ATAGCACTTCTTGTTGTACACCGAGGTTACAAGATGAACCCGCCCTGCCCTCCTTTTGAGTGTGCACATATGTG GGGGCCTTCCCTTGTTTCATCTCTGAAGGACTCCTCGCTTCACAGTTCTCTCAGGCAACCTGCTTTTGACCTTGTAGAGACTATCATAGTATCAGATGCTACTGCTTTAATATATTCAGTGCTGAATTGCGGCACAGCTTCAAGCACTGTTAGTAGCATGACATATGAGGTCATTGATTTGGATAATGAAAATGATATTTGGTTACCAAATATTCTTCTAGATGGTGAAGAGCAGGATAGTAGTACTAATAGTTCTTGGAGTCAATTCAGTATGCAGAGTGGGATAACTTCTCAAGTCTTCCGAGAGTGGATGTGCATTCCAATGTTATGGGTTGATGTTTTAGTTGATACCAATCTCTCACTCCTTCCAATCTCAGTTTCGAAAGCTGTTTTCTGGGCACGATCTCATTTTCCTATGGTAGAACTTGAGAGTAGTGCAGAAATGGTGCTTCCTGTCATGTCTTGCCTTTCATCTTTTGCTGCAGAATTATCCTCTTCATTTGGGTGGAAGGTTCCAACTGGCTCTGATGATGGTGGAGATGGAAACAAATCAAAAAACTCAGTTGAAGTGTTGACTATGTCTTGTCCTTTGATAAGAACATTTAAAAG GTTAACAACACATTTTCTAGTTCAGATGAGACAAGGAGAGCTTCGAAGTCGGTGGATTTGGGAACCACTGATGAGTGAGAGCTTGATCCTTTCGCTTTTGGATCCGAACGAT GATGTTAGACAATTTGGAAAGTCTATGTTGGAACAAGTGTCAGATACCCGAGGTCTTTCATGTGGATTGCAGTTTCTTTGTTCTAACAAGTCCTCGTTGTATGCAACTACTTTGGGCTTCAAACATGCTATGAAACTG GTTCAACTGGATTCTGTTCTATTGAAATTTCATACTCTACATCATTTTTGGTTTCTTTTATGCAAATTACTCAAAGACGGAGGTCTACCTGCTCCAGAGTTGCCTGAAAATACACCTAGTGAGTTAAGGGTGCCTAGATTCTCTTCACAAGGCGGGTTTCTGAAGCAGCCAGATTTTGATTCTCTGCCTGTGGATATCGATAAACATGTTATCGATGTCGAATtgaaaacaaaggaaaaattTAGTTGCTTACTATCTGAAATGGCATGGCCTATTTTCTGTAGGTGCCTGGTAAAAGGCAAGGAATTTATTGATTACAATCTTTGCCAG ATGACTTGTGTTAGGTTACTTGAGATTTTTCCTGTTCTTGTTGATCAACTCCACCTTTTTGGTGGTAAAGATCCGGGGAATTTCACAATGCTGGTAAAAAATAAATTGGGTTTCAAATGGCTTCATGATCTCATGGAATGGGGGAAGTCATCACTTAAAGTTGTAATTGTTTACTGGAAGCGAGCCATTACTTATTTACTGAATCTGTTTAAAAGTTCTTATGATAAGACTTCTCTGTCAACAATCATGATCATTGAAAATCTTATTTCGACTG ATGCTTACAGCTTGGAGGAATTGACAGAACAAGTGTCTGGCCTGTCTGTCTCTCTGTCTAGGGAAGGCACTCATAATTTTCAGGAGGCAAATGTGAATCCCAAATCATTGATATCTGAAAGCTGGCCTATTAAAAAGAACTGTTTTACTTCACATATCCATTCTTCATCCATGGAGGATATAGGTGTACAAATTGTGGACTCGAAAATGACACCTGACGAAAAGGATACTGAAACTGTAATTATTCTTTCGGATGATGAAGTGGAACCACAAGATCTTTCCAAGAAGGTCATTTTATCAGTTAGTGAGGCAGGCCACCACATATCTGATGGCAATAAAATACCCTGTTATGCTGGTAATACTTTACCAACTCCTGACCTTGCTATCCAGAATGTTTCTTACAAGAAAACTTCCAATGAAATGAAGGAGACCTTCCAGAGAAAGGACAATACTGAAGTTTTCAGCCTTTCTTCTCAGAAACAAGACTCTAGGTATGTACATGATAAGCTTGAGGCCACTTCATTTGTTGATTCAGAAGGCTCAGACAGTTGTAGGGGGGAAGCTAGCTCAAAATCCAAGGTTAGGATCAATTTGGCAAAAAATTCTTCCGAAGCTGTCAATGCTAAAAATTTGAGTAAAGCTTGCAGGAGTACAACTTCCAAAACTGCTGACACTATGTCAAGTACTGGTTATAAACAGTTAAGCGATTCTCAGAATTCTGAAGATGATCTGCTAAAGACTGCATTTAAATCTGTGGAACGTATCCAGTTGCATGTACCAAAGCCTACTTCAGTCTTGAGAAGACAGGTGATTCAACTCAGAACACCTCTTGAAAACAGATCTGGAGGTCTCCATAAATTAGAGGACCCagtgaaaagattcaagccacCAAGGTTGGATGATTGGTATAAACCTATTCTTGAAATTGATTATTTTGCGACAGCTGGATTGTCATCTGCAAGAAAAGATGAAAACAAAATTGTTAACAAATTAAAGGAAGTTCCTGTATATTTTCCATCACCTGAACAGTACGTGGATATATTTCGGCCATTGGTTTTGGAGGAGTTTAAAGCACAGTTACAAAATTCTTTTTTTGAATTGTCTTCATGGGAGGAGATGTTTTATGGAATCCTTTCTGTGATTTCAGTGGAGAGAGTTGATGATTTCCATCTTGTTCGTTTTGTCCACGATGATGGTGATTCAGCAACATGCAGGAGCTTTTCAGAAAATGACTTGCTTTTGCTAACAAAAGATCATCCACAAAAATCTTCTCATGATGTTCATATGGTTGGAAAG GTGGAAAGGCGTGAGAAAGACTATAAAAGAAGTTTAAGTATTGTTCTCATCCGGTTCTATTTTCAAAATGGTTCCTCACGTTTAAATCTAGCTAGAAGGAATCTCACTGAACGAAGTAAATGGCATGCATATCGTTTAATGAACATTACTCCACAAATTCGAGAATTTCATGCATTGTCGTCAGTAAAATACATTCCCTTGCTTCCACTCATTTTAAACCCTACCAAGGATTCCTCTTGTCTTGATGAATGCAAAAAAATAGATCTCAGTAAATTGTGCCAGTCATTGCAGCGGACTCTGAGATCATCATTTAATGTTAGTCAACTTGAAGCAATAAGTGATGCTATTGGAAGGGCTAAACCAAAGAAAACTGTTGAGTTATCTCTTATTCAGGGTCCTCCAG GAACTGGGAAGACGCAGACTATTGTTGCGATTGTCAGTGCCCTTCTAGCTTCTTCTCCACAAAAGATGAATTGTCTACAAAATTCCTTAAAtgaaaacttaaaccaaaattCTTTTTCTACTACCTATTCGAGACCAAAGATTAGCCAGAGTGGTGCCATTGCAAGGGCATGGCAGGATGCAGCCTTGGCTAGACAATTAAATGATGATCTCCAGAGTTCATCAAAATCTTCTGAAAATTGTATGAGACAAAGAGTGCTTATCTGTGCTCAATCTAATGCTGCTGTGGATGAATTGGTATCAAGAATTTCTAGCCATGGTCTTTATGGAAGTAACGGGAAAATGTACAAGCCTTATATTGTGAGGGTTGGAAATGCAAAAACAGTCCATCCAAATTCTCTGCCATTCTTTATTGACACACTTGTTGACCAACGTGTAGCAGAAGAGAGGATGCATTCAAATGATGGGAAGAATGATTTGAGGATAGATTCATCAGCGGGGCTGCGGTCTAATTTGGAGAAACTCGTTAATTCTATTAGGTTGTATGAAGCCAAGCGTGCTAACGTAAGGGATGGGAATTCTAATGTTAAAAGTCAACCACATGGCGACTCTCATATGGGGCATGAAAAGGAGATGTCTGATGCAGAAATTGAAATGAAGCTGCGTAAACTATATGAACAGAAAAGACAAATATATAAAGATCTTAGTAATGTGCAGGCTCAGGAGAAGAAAGCCAATGAAGAAACCAAGTCTCTGAAGACTAAGTTGCGGAAGTCTATTCTAAGGGAAGCTGAAATAGTGGTAACTACACTAAGTGGATGTGGTGGGGACCTTTATGGAGTTTGCTCGGAGAGAATTTTAAGCTCCAAGTTTCGGGGTTCATCTGAACATACCCTCTTTGATGCTGTTATAATTGATGAAGCTGCtcaa gCTCTTGAGCCAGCTACTTTGATTCCTCTTCAGCTTTTAAAATCAAGTGGAACCAAATGCATTATG GTTGGTGACCCAAAGCAGCTTCCTGCAACTGTACTATCAAATGTTGCAAGTAAATTTCTTTATGAGTGCAGCATGTTTGAACGTTTACAAAGGGCTGGGCATCCTGTTATTATGCTCACTGAACAG AATGCATCCAGAGATATGCAAGTTTCCTTCGTTGCATTTCTATGA